A region of the Kineococcus endophyticus genome:
CCGGGGGCGGCCCGCCGCGAGGTGGGCCACCCCCGCGGACCCCATGTCCACCAGGGGGGCCGCGATCGTCGTCAGCCCGGGGCGGACGAGGTCGGCGTCGACGATGTTGTCGAACCCGACGACGCTGACGTCCTCGGGGACGCGGCGGCCGGCGGCCGTGACGGCGGTGAGGAAACCGATGGCCATGAGGTCGTTGTAGGCGATGACGGCCGTCGAGGGGCGTCGGGCCCACGCCTCGGCCGCTGCGGCCCCGCCCCGCAGGGTCGGCAGGTTCGGCCCGACGCGGCCGACGCGCAGGTCGAGTTCCACCCCGGCCTCCTGCACCCCGCGCCAGCGGGTCCCGTCGGCGTGGGAGGCCTCCGGGCCGGCGAGGTACGTGATCGAGGTGTGGCCGAGTTCGACGAGGTGCTCGGCCGCCTTCTTCACGGCGCGGACGTTGTCGCTGACGACGGACGTCACCGACCGCACCGAGCGGTTCAGCACGACGACGGGTTTGCGCTTGGCGACGGCGCGGATCTCCTGGTCGCTCAGCCGCGAGGACGCCAGGACGAACCCGTCGACGGTGGCCTCGAGCCGGGCCAGCGCCTTGGCCTCGGCGCGTTCGGACTCCTGCGTCTCGACCACGGCGAGCGTGAGGTCGTGCGTCACCGCGGCCCGTTCGGCGCCGCGCACCATGCCGACGAAGACGGGGTTGCCGATGTCGGCCACGACGAGGGCGAGGACCCCCGACC
Encoded here:
- a CDS encoding LacI family DNA-binding transcriptional regulator, producing the protein MSEGADGGQVTIYDVAAAAGVSASTVSRALTKPGRVSWRTAEHVRQVAAELGYRSSRMQVPLSSRGSGVLALVVADIGNPVFVGMVRGAERAAVTHDLTLAVVETQESERAEAKALARLEATVDGFVLASSRLSDQEIRAVAKRKPVVVLNRSVRSVTSVVSDNVRAVKKAAEHLVELGHTSITYLAGPEASHADGTRWRGVQEAGVELDLRVGRVGPNLPTLRGGAAAAEAWARRPSTAVIAYNDLMAIGFLTAVTAAGRRVPEDVSVVGFDNIVDADLVRPGLTTIAAPLVDMGSAGVAHLAAGRPREGSTGEPVLLPAWLVVRGSTGRAPSGRVRRSRASGRPAGS